From the Scylla paramamosain isolate STU-SP2022 chromosome 15, ASM3559412v1, whole genome shotgun sequence genome, one window contains:
- the LOC135107450 gene encoding serine protease 30-like, protein MCAPSLQCKAWKGFCFPKTNPDGCTNGDVSKDGCEGRECACCMPKKSTSTTTRPTTTTTTTTTTTTTTTTTTTSPTTTTTTTTTTTTTTTTTTTTTTTTTTTTPPTTTTTTTTTTTTTTTTTTTTTTTTTTPPTTTTTTTTTTTTTTTTTTTTPPASTTTTTTTTTTTTSPTTSTTTTTATTTTTTATTTTTTTTATTSTSSPIFADCQCGVQNGARIVGGMEVIPQNKYPWMVGMALSGATSYFCGASIITDRHILTAAHCLFEIETKAPIPASSIMVGIADHNQVSTNDDVVGVTGLVAIQNYTVFSSYDPNGYDFDIAILTLKEPLNFTLQQVGPICLPKNNNNTYAGVLATAVGWGLTMENGTQPDVLMEVQVPIIDQASCASNINGLTGNMICAGLDEGGKDSCSGDSGGPLSVVENERHVLVGVTSFGGGCARPMNPGVYARVTEFLTWISQNTQGGNYCG, encoded by the exons ATGTGTGCCCCGTCACTGCAGTGCAAAGCCTGGAAGGGCTTCTGTTTTCCGAAGACGAACCCTGACGGTTGCACTAACGGAGACGTCTCCAAGGACGGCTGTGAGGGCAGGGAATGTGCTTGTTGCATGCCAA aaaaatcaacttccaccacaacgcggcccactaccactaccaccaccaccaccaccaccaccaccacaaccaccacaaccaccacttctcccactactaccaccaccacgactaccaccaccacaaccaccaccaccaccaccaccaccaccaccacaaccaccaccaccaccactcctcccactactactaccaccacgactaccaccaccacaactaccaccaccaccaccaccaccaccaccaccaccaccaccactcctcccactacaactaccaccacgactaccaccaccaccaccaccaccaccaccaccaccaccactcctcccgcttctactaccaccacgactaccaccaccaccaccaccacatcccctacgactagtactactactactactgctactactactactactactgctactactactactactactactactgctactaccagcACCAGTAGTCCAATTTTCGCTGATTGCCAGTGTGGGGTTCAGAATGGTGCTCGCATCGTTGGGGGTATGGAGGTGATTCCCCAGAATAAGTACCCATGGATGGTAGGTATGGCACTCTCTGGGGCCACTTCTTACTTCTGTGGAGCAAGCATCATAACTGACCGACACATCCTCACCGCCGCCCACTGCTTATTCGAAATAGAAACCAAGGCCCCGATTCCCGCTAGTTCAATCATGGTGGGCATCGCAGATCACAACCAAGTTTCAACGAATGACGACGTCGTTGGTGTCACCGGTCTCGTTGCAATTCAAAACTATACAGTTTTCAGTAGTTACGATCCAAATGGCTACGATTTTGATATCGCAATACTAACACTTAAGGAGCCGTTAAATTTTACATTGCAACAAGTAGGCCCTATTTGTCTccctaaaaacaacaacaacacatacgCAGGAGTTCTCGCCACCGCTGTTGGCTGGGGCTTGACAATGGAAAACGGAACTCAGCCGGATGTTCTGATGGAAGTTCAGGTTCCCATCATCGATCAGGCTTCGTGTGCAAGTAATATCAATGGTTTGACAGGTAATATGATTTGTGCTGGTttggatgagggagggaaagactcCTGTTCTGGAGATTCTGGAGGACCATTGTCTGTGGTGGAGAATGAGCGTCACGTCCTGGTCGGTGTGACTTCCTTCGGGGGTGGATGTGCGCGGCCCATGAATCCTGGAGTGTACGCAAGAGTTACCGAATTTCTCACATGGATAAGTCAAAATACACAGGGCGGTAATTACTGTGGCTAA
- the LOC135107455 gene encoding serine proteinase stubble-like: MCAPSLQCRAWKGFCFAKTNPDACTKGNVSKDGCEGRKCACCMPKKSTTTTTTTTTTTTTTTTTTTAPPTNTTTKTTTTTTATTTTTTTTTTTTTKTTTTTTTTTTATTTTTTTTTTTTKTTTTTTTTTTTTTTTTTTTSPTTTTTKTTTTTTTAPPTIATTKTTTTTTTAPPTTTTTKTTTTTTTTTTTTTTTTTTTTNTTTTTTTTTTTSPTTTTTKTTTTTTTTTTTTTTTTTTTTTTTTTTTTPLTSTTTTSTTTTTTTNTTPPTLTTSTTTTTTTTTTTTTTTTTTTTSTTISITTTTTTTITSTTTTTTTTTTTTTTSGSSSSSSTSPIFADCQCGVENGARIVGGVEVIPQNKYPWMVGLNISGLSLYYCGASIITDRHILTAAHCLFYTIPKNPIPASLIMVGIADHNQVSTDDDVVGVTGLVAIQNYTVFSSYDPNGDDFDIAILTLKEPLNFTLQQVGPICLPKNNNNTYAGVLATAVGWGLTMENGNLPDVLMEVQVPIIDQASCASNINGLTGNMICAGLDEGGKDSCSGDSGGPLSVVEDGRHVLVGVTSFGVGCAQPMNPGVYARVTEFLTWISENTQSGKYCA, encoded by the exons ATGTGTGCGCCTTCACTGCAATGCAGAGCCTGGAAGGGCTTCTGTTTTGCAAAGACGAACCCAGACGCCTGCACTAAAGGAAACGTCTCCAAGGACGGCTGTGAGGGCAGGAAATGTGCTTGCTGCATgccaa aaaaatcaactaccaccaccactaccaccactaccaccaccactaccaccaccacaacaaccaccgcTCCTCCCACCAATACTACCACcaagacaaccaccaccaccactgccaccaccaccacaaccaccaccaccaccactactaccactaagacaaccaccaccaccactaccaccaccactgccaccaccaccacaaccaccaccaccactactaccactaagacaaccaccaccaccactaccaccaccaccaccaccaccaccaccaccaccaccacttctcccaccactactaccaccaagacaaccaccacaaccaccaccgctcCTCCCACCATTGCTACCACCAagacaaccaccacaaccaccaccgctcctcccaccactactaccaccaagacaaccaccaccaccactaccaccaccaccaccaccaccactaccaccaccaccaccaccaacaccaccaccaccaccaccaccaccaccaccacttctcccaccactactaccaccaagacaaccaccaccaccactaccaccactaccaccaccaccaccaccaccaccaccacaacaacgacaacaacaaccaccaccacccctctcacttctactaccaccaccagtaccaccaccaccaccaccaccaacacaaccccCCCCACccttactacttctactactactactactactactactactactactactactactactactactactactactagtactactatttctattactactactactactactactattactagtactactactactactactactactactactactactactactagtggtagtagtagtagtagcagcactagTCCAATTTTTGCTGATTGCCAGTGTGGAGTTGAGAATGGTGCTCGCATCGTTGGGGGTGTGGAGGTGATTCCCCAGAATAAGTACCCATGGATGGTAGGTCTGAATATCTCTGGGCTCAGTCTTTACTACTGTGGAGCAAGCATCATAACTGACCGACACATTCTCACCGCCGCCCACTGCTTATTCTATACAATTCCCAAGAACCCGATTCCCGCTAGTTTAATCATGGTGGGCATCGCAGATCACAACCAAGTTTCAACGGATGACGACGTCGTTGGTGTCACCGGTCTCGTTGCAATTCAAAACTATACAGTTTTCAGTAGTTACGATCCAAATGGTGACGATTTTGATATCGCAATACTAACACTTAAGGAGCCGTTAAATTTTACATTGCAACAAGTAGGCCCTATTTGTCTccctaaaaacaacaacaacacatacgCAGGAGTTCTCGCCACCGCTGTTGGCTGGGGCTTGACAATGGAAAACGGAAATCTGCCGGATGTTCTGATGGAAGTTCAGGTTCCCATCATCGATCAGGCTTCGTGTGCAAGTAATATCAATGGTTTGACAGGTAATATGATTTGTGCTGGTttggatgagggagggaaagactcCTGTTCTGGAGACTCTGGAGGACCCTTGTCTGTGGTGGAGGATGGGCGTCACGTCCTGGTCGGTGTGACTTCCTTCGGGGTTGGATGTGCCCAGCCCATGAATCCTGGAGTGTACGCTAGGGTTACCGAATTTCTCACATGGATAAGTGAAAATACACAGAGTGGTAAATACTGTGCCTAA
- the LOC135107454 gene encoding trypsin-1-like, which produces MCAPSLQCKAWKGFCFPKTNPDGCTNGDVSKDGCEGRECACCMPKKSTTTTTRPTTTTSTTSTTTTTTPPTTTTTTITTTTTTTSPPTTTTTTTTTTTTTTTTTTTTTTTTTTTTTTTTTTTSPPTTTTTTTTITTTTTTSPPTTTTTTTTTTTTTTTTTTTTTTTTTTTTSTSSPILLDCQCGVENGVRIVGGVEVSPKNKYPWMVGLAYFGATSYSCGASIITNFHVLTAAHCLFEIETKIPIPASSIMVGIADHKQYSTDDDVVGVTGLVAIQNYTVFSSYDPYGKDFDIAILTLKEPLNFTFHQVGPICLPKNNNNTYAGVLATAVGWGDTIENGTQPDVLMEVQVPIIDQASCASNVNGLTDNMICAGLDEGGKDSCSGDSGGPLSVVEDGRHVLVGVTSFGLGCAQPMNPGVYARVTEFLTWISENTQSGKYCA; this is translated from the exons ATGTGTGCCCCATCACTGCAATGCAAAGCCTGGAAGGGCTTCTGTTTTCCGAAGACGAACCCTGACGGTTGCACTAACGGAGACGTCTCCAAGGACGGCTGTGAGGGCAGGGAATGTGCTTGCTGCATGCCaa AAAAAtcaactaccaccacaacccggcccactaccaccacctccaccacctccaccaccaccaccaccactccccccactactactaccaccacgataaccaccaccaccaccaccacctcacctcctactactactactactactactactactactactactactactactaccactactactactactactactactactactactactactactactactactaccacctcaccccctactactactactactactactactattactactactactaccacctcaccccctactactactactactactactactaccactactactactactactactactactactactactactactactactactactaccagcacgaGTAGTCCAATTTTACTTGATTGCCAGTGTGGCGTTGAGAATGGAGTTCGCATCGTTGGGGGTGTGGAGGTGAGTCCCAAGAATAAGTACCCGTGGATGGTAGGTCTGGCATACTTTGGTGCCACTTCTTACTCATGTGGAGCAAGCATCATAACTAACTTTCATGTCCTCACCGCCGCCCACTGCTTATTCGAAATAGAAACCAAGATCCCTATTCCCGCTAGTTCAATCATGGTGGGCATCGCAGATCACAAACAGTACTCAACGGATGACGACGTCGTTGGTGTCACCGGTCTCGTTGCAATTCAAAACTATACAGTTTTCAGTAGTTACGATCCATATGGTAAGGATTTTGATATCGCAATACTAACACTTAAGGAGCCGTTAAATTTTACATTCCATCAAGTAGGGCCTATTTGTCTccctaaaaacaacaacaacacatacgCAGGAGTTCTCGCCACCGCTGTTGGATGGGGCGATACAATAGAAAACGGAACTCAACCGGATGTTCTGATGGAAGTTCAGGTTCCCATCATCGATCAGGCATCGTGTGCAAGTAATGTCAATGGTTTGACAGATAATATGATTTGTGCTGGTttggatgagggagggaaagactcCTGTTCTGGAGACTCTGGAGGACCCTTGTCTGTGGTGGAGGATGGGCGTCACGTCCTGGTCGGTGTGACTTCCTTCGGACTTGGATGTGCCCAGCCCATGAATCCTGGAGTGTACGCTAGGGTTACCGAATTTCTCACATGGATAAGTGAAAATACACAGAGTGGTAAATACTGTGCCTAA